The following proteins are encoded in a genomic region of Triticum dicoccoides isolate Atlit2015 ecotype Zavitan chromosome 1B, WEW_v2.0, whole genome shotgun sequence:
- the LOC119328727 gene encoding leucine-rich repeat extensin-like protein 4 produces the protein MMRTAAVLFLCFFAFAGSGWGGARVAAVWAEGVRQTAAVVVDPAWRFPSPRLRDAYVALQTWKQQAIFSDPKNLTGDWVGPAVCGYTGVFCAPAPSSGELAVAGIDLNHGDIAGYLPSELGLLCDLALLHLNSNRFCGLVPDTFRRLVLLHELDLSNNRFVGAFPTVVLDLPSLRFLDLRFNDFEGGVPRELFDRPFDAIFLNHNRLRFQLPDNFGNSPVSVIVLANNHFGGCLPASLGNMSDTLNEILLINNGLTSCLPAEVGMLREVTVFDVSFNALAGPLPPEVAGMQKVEQLDIAHNLLSGTVPEAVCDLPRLKNFTFSYNFFTGEPPSCARVVPADGDRRNCLPNRPAQRMPQQCAAFYARPPVDCAAFQCKPFVPPRPPPPPAYPGPLPPVYPMPYASPPPPPRYR, from the coding sequence ATGATGAGGACGGCGGCGGTGCTGTTCCTCTGCTTTTTCGCCTTCGCCGGCAGCGGCTGGGGCGGAGCGCGGGTCGCGGCCGTATGGGCGGAGGGGGTCAGACagacggcggcggtggtggtggacccTGCCTGGCGCTTCCCTAGCCCGCGGCTGCGGGACGCGTACGTCGCGCTGCAGACATGGAAGCAGCAGGCCATCTTCTCCGACCCCAAGAACCTCACCGGCGACTGGGTGGGTCCCGCGGTCTGCGGCTACACCGGCGTGTTCTGCGCGCCTGCTCCGTCGTcgggcgagctcgccgtcgccggcatCGACCTCAACCACGGCGACATCGCGGGCTACCTCCCGTCGGAGCTCGGCCTCCTCTGCGACCTCGCGCTGCTCCACCTCAACTCCAACCGCTTCTGCGGCCTCGTGCCCGACACCTTCCGCCGGCTCGTCCTCCTCCACGAGCTCGACCTCAGCAACAACCGCTTCGTGGGCGCGTTCCCGACCGTCGTGCTCGACCTCCCGTCCCTCAGGTTCCTCGACCTCCGCTTCAACGACTTCGAGGGCGGCGTGCCGCGGGAGCTCTTCGACCGCCCGTTCGACGCCATCTTCCTCAACCACAATCGCCTCCGCTTCCAGCTCCCCGACAACTTCGGCAATTCGCCCGTGTCCGTCATCGTCCTCGCCAACAACCACTTCGGCGGCTGCCTCCCGGCGAGCCTCGGCAACATGTCCGACACGCTCAACGAGATCCTCCTCATCAACAACGGCCTCACCTCGTGCCTCCCGGCGGAGGTCGGGATGCTCCGGGAGGTGACGGTGTTCGACGTCAGCTTCAACGCCCTCGCAGGGCCGCTGCCGCCGGAGGTGGCCGGGATGCAAAAGGTGGAGCAGCTCGACATCGCGCACAACCTGCTGTCGGGGACCGTGCCGGAGGCCGTGTGCGACCTCCCACGGCTCAAGAACTTCACCTTCTCCTACAACTTCTTCACCGGCGAGCCGCCGTCCTGCGCGCGCGTCGTGCCTGCCGACGGCGACCGCCGGAACTGCCTCCCCAACCGCCCCGCCCAGCGCATGCCGCAGCAGTGCGCCGCTTTCTATGCCCGCCCGCCCGTCGACTGCGCAGCTTTCCAGTGCAAGCCGTTTGTCCCACCTCGGCCACCCCCACCGCCAGCATACCCCGGCCCGTTGCCGCCAGTGTACCCCATGCCatacgcgtcgccgccgccgcctccacgttACCGATGA